The DNA window CAAGCTTATCTAAACTTATTACTTAAATACATATCATTAACCTAACCTTCTGGAGAGTCCCTCCTCTTAGCAAATGAATGAAGCTTTGTATACTAGCTTTAGATATGGCACAACTTCATTGGCTCCCAGAAAGATGTTACCCTTCCTAGTCATAGCTAGGTTGATAAAATCAAGGCTTGAATTATGCTTCACATCTATCAAACCCAATCAAAAGGCGCTCCACGATTGAACTAGCTAGTTTGTATTACGTTATATTACCAAAGAACTGATCAACAAAGCCCTCCTCCAGCTGCTTCCATGGCATGCCTTTGCCCGTTCAAGAACATGTTATACGATGTTGCCCAAAAGGAAGGGAGACAtctatacatgtatatatattataactgTTGTTTATACATACTTGATGAAGACTAATCGAAAGACAGCAAAGATTTTACGCGTGCATGCATATGTACTAGATTATTTCTTAGGATAAGGTATAAGCATATGCACATATAATTAACAAAGAATGGGAAAATAAAAAGCTTTGTGTTTCTCTGCTTCGTATTGCCTTATCTCTCATGGTGGAAACGTTTCATTGGTTTGTCTTCCTAAAATTCATCTAGTACAGTCGTGTGTGTTCTTCGAATAATAGAAAAGCttgtataatttataacttttttttttctctcggtACAATAATTGGGAGACGAGTCAAATtaacgtctttttttttttaatctctttcacatttttatttaaatatggaAAAACAAAGACTCAAAATGGCTATATATATGAAGCCAAATCTCCTTAAACATGCCTTCTTCTCATTTTCTCTTAGCTACTGAATCTGCacttgctaaaataaaaataattaaatagtgttttttcttgaaaaattataaaaaaaatatttgttattttttaaaaattattcttaatatcaacaatcaaaataatatgaaattatacaatttttttaaaatcaaaatttagtgAAGCTCGGGCCTCTAAACCCGTGATTAAACTCAGGCTAACCTTACCTCAGTGAAATAAAGTTTGAttggaaaattaattaagagtaattaattaattaactaactaGGGGGGGTTAAACAATGGCGGCTGTAGACAGCGGTGGTAAATGTGAAAGGAGAGGAGTCCTGTTGGTGAACTTGCGTGTTGGAGTAAAATGTCTACATCTATGGAAAAGGTACACGTGGATGGATAGAGTATGTGGTCCCCTCTCTAAGTTCTCGGGGGTTGAGACACGTAAAAGCTGCTATTGGTTGCGACCCATGTGCCCTTTCCTTGGCCAACTTGTCTTTCTCGCTCACAGTCCTTTTCTATTCTACGAATTAGCAGCAACAACGAGTCTGTCTGCTTTTTGGTTTTTGACTCAGCTTGTCTAGCCCACCATCCTCGTCTCTCTCCACGCTTGGCTCGCGCTCGAGACTCAGCCATCCCCTTAATTACTCTACCTGCTCTTTACTTAACaagctttcaaaaaaaattgttccaaGGTCGACACTTGCCCACAacattgtataaaaatatatgttgatCAAGTCAATTTTCCAGTCAATTCCATTTCTCTAATCTCATCAATATCCAAATTAATTCCCTAATGCACTTAATTTGATCAGACTCGTCAATTAATGGAGTCCCATATATGTAACGTTTCATACACGTATTTCTTGATAAAAGATGTATGCCCAACCATCGTGGGTTTTGTTGCCTAATCCAATATTGGCGCCATGGACCATCCAAAAAGGTAATATTCACGCAATGTTagaagtcatatatatatatatatatatatatatatatatacacacacacacgtatcACCTAAATTAcaataagtaattttttaaaattaaaatcaatttcatttctGAATGATTTTAAAAGCGCACCCCTCATATTAACCTAGCTATTacattcataaaattttaataaagttGTTTTGAGTGATAGATTGTAgcaaattgttatttaaaaaagaaagaaagaattgatagttaaaaaattatcaattactccttacaattttaaaagctatatatatatatataatccctatatttttaaatctcctTATAACTTAGTCCTTTCACTAGTTTCATATTCAATTTCAATGATTTAGTTGTGGATTGAGGTCTCCCAGTCCCTATTTTTGCATGGATGCTTTGGAATGTTCCATATTTTGTATGCTACATGTTGTTTTGGGATGACGATGGGCCAATCTTAATTTTGATGTAGGAATTCGATTAATCTagtgcttcttttttcttggtttgggTTTACTCAAGCTATTTTATCGAGTTCTTAATGCAatgtttttaaatcttaatgttttgtaaaaaacagagataaggttaaaaattctgaagaagaaggaagcacatttaaaaaaaaaaaaaaaaaactacgaaattgaaaatgcatagATCAGAAATGGtaaagaaaaaatctaattatctTTGAAATAATagggattaattaattactgtTATATAATGAGTTACAGGGAAGAAGCTACAAGTGATTAGAAAGGCAATAGAAGTATGACACGACCGAACCAtgtttcatgaaaaaaactACTCCACTTGTGATCAATTATCCAAAAAGAATCATTAAGCACTAGAAAGTGAGTGTACTATCTTGTTATAGGTTTAGCTTTCCAGTGTCCTGGACAGGGCAAAATGATAGAGCCATAAATATCTGCATTACCATGTTCCTCGTGGCAGGCTGTGTCTGTTGGTTGTCGAATGAGTTGAACCTTCCACAAAGTCTTTAGACTAACCGGTTGATTTGGTCCGTGCCCCTGAATAGCTAGCCCGTGGCTAGCTATCCCTGACCATCCATgtagagaagagaaaaagaaaaacagatcgTACAAGTGATTGGTAGGCAAGGACACTCATGGAGAATTTCATTTgatcccttttgttttcctttatgaACTGTGGTCTGTTATAGATCCTTTGGCTAGCTAGAAGCTTGAACGTAGATGTTTCGAAGCACAGACAAAGTGGCCACCATGCTTTTCATGTCCGTTCACAGACTTGAAAAATTTCGAAAACTTGGTCAAGTTAGTGCCACATATTTCCTTTCCATTTTGTCCACTTACATTTTAGACCATCTTGTcacatattataatatattagcTACAAAAAGAAGAGGGTGAATGATCTGTATGTGAAAGCGACCTATGTTTGCCTGATTAGGcagaaattaaaggaaatattGTAACATTCTTGATTAATTTGTTGTTCATTTCTCTATCAGGGATCTCGATAAGTAGAAGAATAAAGAGCAATTAATTTATAGAGATCATTAGAGGATAAAACGTAATTAagacaatgaaaataaaaggagaacaACCCAATAACTCGCTGGTTTTGTTTGGAGAATGATTtgctattctattttttttctttctaaatctgTTGCAGTAAGTTCATGTGGTCCTTGGCAGAGATCCCTTCCATCGATGCAGAAATATCTTGGATATTACTAGTATAAAATGGAGGGCATAATGTATGGGAAGGCTGTAATTACTTTGTGTCAAGATAGCTAGGATTAATTCCCAAGGGATTATAAACAGGACGTCAACAGTGACGACATCTCTGGTGGCCTGAAATGGCTCCAATCatcctaatattttatttgtctctctgtttaatttatatttattttaattgtatccTGTCTCTCTCAATCAAAACTAATCCAAGATAAAGGTTACGAGTCGACATTTTCTTGTGCGTTTCTTACTCCCAAACACCCTCTCCTCTGTATGAACTTGTAAAGTAATGGTGAAATTCTTACATTTTCACTCATCTCGAGCCACTCATGGCTCAGTAGTTTTAAAAAGCGATATAGAGCTAAGCTAAAAGAGGGCGGCTTGGCTAGTGAGGTTGGACATGGAAAGAGGAGAATACCACCTAATTAGACAACAAAAGTGACTTGCATCTCCAAATCCAGAGGCCAACCGTATCAAATTGTTTATTAACTTCAAGTTGGTCACTAGTCAGGTTTGGGATCTCAACCCATATGAAATTACAAGATTGTGTGAGCTCTTTGTTCACACCATAATCACCCTTTCTTCCTTCACTAATTACCTGATTAGGAAAGCCTAAACCAAACCTATTCCATGCCCTAAATAGTACTGTAGTACTGTGGATAATGcataattaatgattaatggTTGAATATTCATGCCCCATCAAAACCTTCATCAGCTTTCGTAttctcatttatatttatatctctgAAGTATTGTGCCTCAGTACTGATCACCTAGCTCCACTTGTCTCTTACCCTTATGAGTAATCATGGAATTTGGTCTAGTTAATCATGCTCTCCTCAATTTATAGCACAATTAAATGCATGCCTCGACTATCAATCGGTGCGCACCTTAAGCTTACCGAATGGACATTTGGTCGTCGTCGTGTTGTGATCACTTCCTTTTATTCCACCTGCACCCTCTCTTTTCATGCTATTATGGAAGTtaatttgtaacaaaaaaagaatgcCATTGGGGTAGCATGTAAGGATGTGAAGCACCCTTTTAGTATCTTTATTCACTTTCATCAATTGCTTTTAAAATCGGTGAAGGAAAGGGAGGAGGGCATTCAGAGGGATGTTGACACTTTCCTTCTTACCCCCATATATTGGTCAAGGTACATGAATTAATGGCATTGTTGATATTACGATAGAAATAAAAGTCCTCACTGCCCAAGTTTCAAAAAAGTCCGTTTTGACAAACAACCACTTAAGTCCTATCAACCCTTATAAAATGCACCTTCATGTTTCTCTAGGTTGTCCACTCCTTCAACGCCTAGAACACCATCTTAATTATCTTGAGTGagacaagagaaaaaaagaaaagaaaagaaaagagagagagagggagcgTGAGAACCAATAGGAAGACAACTGCCATGAGTTACAAGCTTGAAGATCACATGGCACTCACCTCTCAATTGTACCCAGGTGTATTCACTCAAATGGTTCCACAACAAGGTTAGAGATACGAAAAAACAATACAGcaaaaaagaatagaatttAACAATCATGATTTCTTTTTGTGTTGATCATCAACTTTGTAAATAAGTGATTCACGATGTTTACTTAACATGAGTTTTTGATCATGCTTAGGTGAATCTAAACCACGACGAAGGCGAAAGAAGAACAAAGACGCCGATCTTAGTGGGGCAAGGAAGAGGAAACTTAATGAGGAGCAAGTTAATCTCCTTGAAATGAATTTTGGTAATGAACATAAGTTGGAATCTGAGAGGAAAGACAAGCTTGCTTCAGAGTTGGGACTCGATCCTCGCCAAGTTGCCGTTTGGTTTCAAAACCGGAGGGCAAGGTGGAAGAACAAGAAGCTAGAGGAGGAGTACACAAAGTTGAAGACATCCCATGAAAACATAGTTGTCGAGAAATGCCAGCTTGAATCCGAggtccatctctctctctctctctctctctctctctctctctcctctctctctctctctctctgtgtgtttaatttttagaaatgtcTCTTAAGTTCTTTATTAGTTTAGAAAGGCTtcgaaatttgttttctttttattgcacCGAAGAAGTAATTGAgtgtctctatatatatatatctagctAATTGCTTGATCAAGTCGTAAATTTACATGAAGAAACACTCAACTTAGTGTGACTATTTACATGATGGAGTTTGTTGATTTATGGTAAAAGTAGACTTATCTATCTTAGTTGTAATGCCCTGGAAAATAAAAGTGGACTCACgtggttgatttttttcatgcacAATGATAAATTGAGGACTCCAATTTGACTTCTATGTGCATGCTCTCCCTGCAAACGCAAGACTCGACTAGTCTAGCAACTCATTAATTGGTTTCTTGAATGTCTTCTCTTTGGCATACTTTTTTGTCTTCTGTGTTGATTAGATTCTAGGACAAAAGCAAGGCAGGATTTTCCTATTTCGAGCATCCAAACAGAAAGTAAAGAATGACAATTTGGAATAGTATTCTCTAGTGATTGCCACATACTTTTACTTCCTTACTCAACATGTAACTACTACTACTGCTACTTTGTTTTATCTTTAACGATAAGATAGTGATGCTCAATTCCGAAATTTATGACTTCCATTACTGACTTTcttggaagaaaaacaataaaataagattatatcGTGCCCAATCTCTTATACTGCAATAAGACATGGTGACCTACCATATTCTTGAACGTACATGAGCTCAAGGTTCGAAGAAAAAAAGCCATGCCAGCTAGCTATTGGATTAGGCTACAAAGGAAAAATATCATCCTCAAAGTGAACCAAAATTTTGACAAGGAACAGCATGCTGCCACTCTATTTAACAACAAAACACTGCTCTACTACTTTGTGTTTCAATCCACTAGTCACCATGTGTCCGTACAGGATTGTTTAAGGTTAACTGTTATATTGGGCCCTTCAAAGCCACTAGAACACCAGCACGTGGCACTTTCCCACTTTGGAAATGGCACGCCATTATAAAGATTGATTAAACAAATATTCCCCTGTCAATATTTCTCACATATATCacctttcttcttgttttctccACATAATATACTAAATCGTGGGTTCATTCATTGCAGGTTTTAAAGCTCAAGGAACAACTCTCTGAAGCAGAAAAGGAGATCCAAAGGCTGTCAGACCGTATTGATGGGGTTTCCACTAATAGTCCTAGTTCATCCTTGTCGATGGCTATGGACCCCCCATTTCTTGGAGAGTTTGCAATGGAAGGATATGAAGATGCTGCTTTCTACATGCCACCAGAAAACAATTACATTCCTGGCATGGAATGGATTAATCTGTATATGTAACTGGCTAGCTAACTGATATTACTATAATTAGGATAATGTAGATAGTGATTAAGTAACAATCTAATGTAAACATCTTCTTCATCTAGTGTATCACGAGGTCTCTCTGTCAAGCTAGCTAGTAATTGGAAATGCATGCCgatattaatttaatgctttGCCTTTTGACTAGCAGCTAGTAGATAATCTcatccaggtttttttttttgtttttttgtttttttatcatgctaGATGTTTTGAAAAAGCTTAGTACAAATAAGCAGCAACCACCAATGAATAAGAAGCAGAAGTCAACCTAAATCCCCACTTGATTTCTAGAGTACAGAACTTTGGTAAGCATTGCATGTACTTCtaccaaagcaaaaaaaaaagtgtttcgacaaagatatatataatataattaatttgatgtttttatttctttgttatttatataaaaaactaaatatgcCCAAGTAATAATTGCTGTGAAAAATAGTATAATAGATACCCCCTGCGACTACAGCTATAACTAATCAAGTATTCAAGAATAGTTGGTGCTgtcaagggaaaaaaacaaggggGGGTTTATAAGTACATTGAGTCAAAAGAGAACGACGCTTCCTCTCCCTAGCAGTGCCGGCCAGATAGCCCTAAACCACtccttttttcttgtgtttccGTCATCAAAATCATTTGCATGCATGCCTTACAATATTGATGTTTAAAAGAGTGTGTATGtgtatgtgtatgtgtgtgtgtgaagaaaaaaactattattaggaGATATTGAAAGAGAGAGGGGACGactagagaagaaaaaattgaaggagaaaCAAgttagaggaggaggaggaagaagaaattaTCTATAACATCCTTGAAACAATATTGTTCAAATTTGTGTGTTAAGACAGTTCTTCGTATTTCCATTATGTTTTGAGTAAAGATGTTGGAGGAGATGAAAACCCAAAATGTGGTGGATTAGGGATCTTGTACATGTTTGATTTGGGAGCCTAGTGAAACAAATATGTTAAGttagcaaagaaagaaagaaaaaacttaaaggaattaACAAGGAAATTTGAAGTACGTacatcaagagaacaaaccaaACGTTAGGGCCGACCACATTTGAGCATGAAGGAGggataaaaattgatttgtaaattataatattatgagTTTGAACAAGCAATGTCAAGAGAAGAAACTAGTTCAAATCTGAGAATTTTAATGTATAATTATGTGCTCTTGTATTAGTGTAAGGAAGAACATGGTTTATGTTATATAACTTGCTTAAAGATGTAAAACATAACTTGTAATAAGTTTTAAACATGGGATTAATGTGAGGAAAGTGAAGTGATTGAAatgaaagaacttgaagaattGATCTTGGTAGGTTCGGCCATATGGTAAGAATAATTCAAAGGAaacttgcttgcttgattattAAGTAGCTCTTGtagaatgaaaagaaatggtATGGAAATGTTACAATGATGATGGAAGAACAATTAtctcttgatatatatatatatatatatatatcaagagaTAATTGTTCTTCCATCATCAttgtaatttgaaaatacaCCGTCATACAATATCAAGATATTAGTATCCGTTAAATGttcattctaaataaaaaaaaaaataggttagaATATTCAATCACaacctaaatattttatgttagttttattaaatatgtaaataaaaaaaataagtaagatAATTGGAAAGGAGACAAAGAGTACTTCCTATTAACATGCATGAGATTGGATGTAGTAGTGTCATGTACgctaattctatatatataaaattacattttaagtGATTTTCCCATTTTGTTGGAATTTCAACCGTACACTCACGAGAGTGAAATTGACCAGTCAGTATATTATATGATGTCAAATGTTcatgaacattttattttattttcaatcgaGTTTATgtctctttgttttgttttgttttattttattttttttgaatgtatatgcttttatttttgctatttgAGTGTTTGTactttcaaaattttatcaattaaatgcctttaattttaaaaactaacaaatgTATATCTCGCAATCTTATACAGGCCACATTTGAccaagttaaataaaattaaaaattaaaacaacaatatattattaaaaacttattcaaattaaaaaaaataataataaaaggaataaaaaaacaaataaaaatatcgcGGATCATAATTGACTATGAAAAAAGTATCGTGAAATCGAGCCCAagagtttcttaaaaaaaatgctgGAAAGCCTAGCCTAATTTGCTGGGGGGGGAAAGGTTGAAAACCAAGCCCATATATGGTGCTTAGTGGGCTTTAAACCAAGCCCAATAGTTGTTCAACCTAgtataaaaactctaaaaaagaGGTGCGGCATTCAAtcgagaagagaaaaaaagaaggcgGAACCAAAATAGCGATGACACTCATCCCTTTGCAGACCTCTCGATGACATGTCGTCTGATCATAAAGTGGGGTCCAAAACACTTCCAAGTTCCAACCCAGGTGGCCCAGCATCTTTTCGACTTTGGACGCCTCCTCACGCACTGTGGGTAGAAGAGGAGTATTGTCCCACGCACTAGCATGTGGGCATTACATGCATGGcaatttttctttgtattttttaatctca is part of the Populus trichocarpa isolate Nisqually-1 chromosome 7, P.trichocarpa_v4.1, whole genome shotgun sequence genome and encodes:
- the LOC7478017 gene encoding homeobox-leucine zipper protein ATHB-40, whose product is MSYKLEDHMALTSQLYPGVFTQMVPQQGESKPRRRRKKNKDADLSGARKRKLNEEQVNLLEMNFGNEHKLESERKDKLASELGLDPRQVAVWFQNRRARWKNKKLEEEYTKLKTSHENIVVEKCQLESEVLKLKEQLSEAEKEIQRLSDRIDGVSTNSPSSSLSMAMDPPFLGEFAMEGYEDAAFYMPPENNYIPGMEWINLYM